ACTGTCTTTCTCCTTTTTCTGCTGTTCCTTTTCCTGCTTCCTGAAGTATCTTCTGAAGAGGAAATTGCTGCGCAGCGCCTCCATATTCATATCCAGTTTTTTCGTGGTGCTTTCCAGGTTGGAGAGGGTGGCCTTCAGGTCTTCCGCTGCCTGGGGGTCGTTCAGGATCACGCCTGCGGCGGATTCGCTGCTGCCCAGTTTGTTAGTTACGTCCGCGCTGATGGCTTTGAAGTTGCGCATCATTTCATTGGCGTCCTGAGAAGCCGCCTCCAGCTGTACCGATGTGCTGCGGAGTTTGCCGAAAACAACGGTATCGCTGATCAGGTCGTTAGCCAGAGAACCTTTTGTCTGCAATTTCTGCGCATAATCGGCCAGGCCTTCTGTCAGCAGGCGGGTATTGGCCATGGTCTGGCTGAGCGAAGCCATCGTCTCGTCCAGTTTTAAAAACACGGAAGAGTCGTTGATCAGCCGGCCAAGGGTACCTTGTCCATCTACGATGCTTTTTGAAATGGTCTTCAGGTTGCCGGTGATCTCCACGAGGTTTTTATTGTTCACCTGCAGGGTGTTCATCAGTTCATCGCTGCTGATGGTATTGGCGATGGCCAGCACATCCCCGTCCTCGATGGGCGGTGCCTGTTCAGTGCCTCCGCTCAGGGCGATGATCTTGTTGCCCACGAGTCCGTCTGTACCTACTTTCGCCAGCACATCCTTATGAATGAACTGCCGGGAGCTTTTTTCGATGTCCATCAACACTTCAATGCGGTTATGGTCTACAAAGCTGATCTTTCTGATAGTGCCTACTTTCACACCGGAGAACCAGATGTTATCGCCTTTGGCGAGGCCGCCTACATCGCTGAAAAGGGCTTTTACCTGCACGGACTGGATGAAGGATTTCCGCTGTCCGCCCAATACCAGTATCGCCGCGGCAAATATGAGCAGGCCAACAAATATGAATATGCCTACGATAACGCTTCTCTTAGTACTTGAACCTTTCATAGCTTATATTTAATTTTTACGGGTCAGATGGAATGCTTCTGCGTCACAGCTTATTGTATAAAGTTATAATCATAAAACTCCCTGATCAGCTCATCATCTGATTCAAAGACCTCTTCAAAATTCCCTTTTTTGATGAACCGCCCTTCTTTCAGCACGGCTATTTTGTCACCCGTGGCCTTGGCACAGGTGAGATCGTGCGTGATGATGATAGAGCTGGTCTTGAACCGCCGCTGCACTTCATTGATCAGGTTATTGATCTCGATGCAGGTAATGGGGTCCAGCCCCGCAGTGGGCTCATCGTACAGCATGATCTCCGGCCGGAGGATCAGTGTGCGGGCGATGCCGATACGTTTCCTTTGCCCGCCGGACAGCTCCGCCGGCATCTGGTCTATGGTCTGCGAGAGGCCAACGGCATCCAGCACGATCTCAATGCGTTTGTTGCGTTGCTCCCGTTTCATGCCCGGTTCATTACGGGTAAGGGGGAATGCGAGGTTTTCCCCTACCGTCATGCTGTCGTACAGCGCACCATTCTGAAAACAGAAGCCGACTTTAAGCCGGAGCTCCCGCAATTCCCGGTTGTTCAGTTTATTCACTTCCAGCCCCAGCACATTCACCGTCCCGGCATCCTGCTTCAGCAATCCCGCAATGATCTTGATCAAAACGGATTTACCGGTACCGGAACGCCCCAGCACAACGATATTCTCCCCTTTGTAAAGGTCCAGATCCACTCCCTGCAATACATGATTATCCCCAAAGGATTTGTACAGCCCGCTGATGGTGATCACCTTTTCTTCCCAATCGATATCCGGTGTAAATGTTTTCATATCAGCGTATCATATTTACCAGTTGAACAATAATGATCTCTTCAATGAATATCAGGAACATGGAAATGACCACCGAAACGTTGGCAGCTTTCCCCACACCTTGGGTACCTTGTGTGGCATTATATCCCAGGTACGAGGATACTGTGCCGATGGTGAACCCGAAAATGATGGCTTTTCCAAGCGAAGCGGCGAAATCCAGGAAAGAGATGTTGGACAGTGCGCTCTGCAGGAAAGCAGCCAGGGTGGTCTGTTCATTCAGGTGTACATCGAGGTAGGAGCCCGCCATACCGATCAATGCCGTATAGGCCATTAGTATAGGCAGACAGATGGTACAGGCCAGTATCCGGGTGACTACCAGGTATTTGAACGGGTTAATGGCCGATACCTCCATCGCATCGATCTGTTCCGTTACCTTCATGGATGCCAGTTCGGCCCCTATGCTGGAGCCTACTTTACCCGCACAGATCAGCGCCGTTACCAGCGGGGCCAACGCCCGGATCACGGCTATTGCGATCAGGGAAGGCAGCCAGGAGGTTGCCCCGAATTCCGCCAGCGAGGGGCGGGATTGCTTCGTGAACACCAGACCGGTGATAAATCCGGTTAAACTGATGAGCGCCAGGGATTTATATCCGACCTGGTAACACTGGCGAATCAACTCTTTGATCTCGAATGGCGGAAGCATCACTTCTCTGAAGAAACGGCCGATGAACTTGAAAATGTTGTAAACCCCGGTAAAAAAAACGTCCACACTTTTGGAAATAACCGGTTTGTCACGCTGTTCTGTATTGTCCATTTGCCAATTTTACAGGTAAATAAATATAATATCCGGATGAACTACGTCAGATCGTTTCTTTTTTTCACTACAATTTAACCATATCATTTGTTTTACTGTTGTTCCCGGGCTATTATAATCAAACAGCATTCCATATATTTCGGTAATCATTATCTTCATATTATGCTCACTCGCAGAGATTTCCTCGAAATGGCCCTGAAAGGCATCGTGATCATCGGTGCGGGCAATACTTTGCAGTCCTTTTCACCCGTGGGTTTTCGCCTGCCGGACCGGGAAAAGGTGCGGTTCCGCTTTGCCCTGGCTTCTGACGGGCATTACGGGCAACCCAAAACCACCTATTACGAGAGCCATAAAAAGATGGTCAAATGGCTGAACCGGGAAGGCCGCCGCAGGGGGCTGGATTTCGCCGTGATCAACGGGGATATTTTTCATGACGACAGCCGGTTCCTGCCGGAGGCGAAGAAGACCTGGGACCAGTTGAAGATGACCTATTATGTATCGCATGGCAATCACGATATGGCGCCGGAAAGCGATTGGGAGCAGACCTGGGGTATTCCCTGGCACCACGCCTTCGAAACGGAGGACGCCGCCTTCCTGATCCTGAACACCGCGGATGTAAAAGGGAAATATATCTGTCCGGATCTCGGCTGGACGGAAGAACAGCTGCAACGTTACCGCAACAAAAAACACCTGTTCGTATTCATGCATATCACCCCGGTGAAATGGACGGAGCATGGTATCGACTGCCCGGAACTGGTGGATATGTTCTCCCGGCAGCAGAACCTGCGCGCCGTATTCCACGGGCATGACCATATAGAGGATGGCATGAAGGAAAAGAACGGCAAACATTATTTCTTTGATGCACATATCGGCGGCAGCTGGGGAACGCCTTACACGGGCTACCGCATTGTAGAGCTGCTGGAGAGCGGGGAAGTGCTGAGCTACCAGGTGAACCCCGGGGAGGATGAGCCGGTGAACAGCACAACGATACCGGTCTGAGTGGTTCACGGACAGTCGCTAAATTACTACAGCACTTTAGGAATACAACTACAAAAACAGTGGGAGCGCTTGCCTAATTTTAGACAAGTCAATTATATCTCTCACATATCCTATGAAAATCTTTCTGTTACCTGCCCTTCTGCTGGGAATCATCCTGGTGTCCCTTTCCTATTTTTCCGCAACTTATAACTGGATATGGAACGATGTTTTCGTAGTCCTCGGCTTTGTCGGGTACACCCTGATCATCAGCGCCATTGCCTACTTCCTGATATGCCTGCTGGACAGGCGGTTTGATGACCTGTCCAAATAACAGGAAAACCGGTCATGACGGCAGATACTCCGGGGGAATCGACCTCATAATGCCCCTGACCGGTCAGCCAAAAGTACCATCCGCCTAAAAATCAGCCTAAAGTATGAACCGGAATACCGGAAAATCGTTGATTTTTGAACCGGACTTATAAACCGGATCTATATGAAAAAAAATGTGATCGTTTTCGGGTTGATCTCCGGATTGATCCTCACCGTACTGATGGTGACCTCTACGGTAATGTGTTACCGGAATGAGAATTTCGAGGGAAATATGGTGCTCGGGTATGCCGCCATGCTTCTCGCTTTCTCCCTGATCTTCGTAGGGATAAAGAATTACCGGGACAAATTCAACGGTGGCCTGATCACCTTCGGAAAGGCTTTCAGGATCGGGATGTTCATTTCGTTGATCGCCTCCAGCATGTATGTGCTGGTATGGCTGGTGGAGTACTATGTGTTCATCCCGGATTTTATGGACAAGTACATACCGCATGTGATGAATGCGGCCCGGGAGGATGGAGCCACCGCGGCAGAGCTGGAAAAGAAAGCGGTACAGATGGCCGATTTCAAGGAGATGTACCGGAATCCGCTTTTCGTGGTGCTGATCAGCTATTTCGAGGTCCTCCCGATTGGATTGGCCGTTTCCCTGATCTGTGCCTGGATATTGAGGCGCAACCGGAAGGATGGGGAAGTCCTCGCCACAGCCCATTGAGCAAGGGCGCCCCGCAATTATTGACAGGGCTGGCCGGGAGGCTGGCCCTGCTTTTTTATGGTCTGCCGGCCGGTTTTGCCGGGCTCCGGCACCTGTTCCCTGTATTTTCTCTAATTTAAGGGCCGTAAATGAACTATTCCGGATGTATGATGGCCAATAACTTCCTGTCGAAATACAAACTTGTTTTCCTGTATGGTGTGGCGCTGGCGCTGCTGCTGTTCCTGCTGCGCCTGCTGGAGCTGCATTTTGTGATCATGGGCAACGCCATGGAGCTGTATATTGGCGCCATCGCGGTCATTTTTACGGCGCTGGGCATCTGGCTGGCGCTGAAGCTGGCCCGGCCGAAAGTGGAGACCGTGGTGGTGGAAAAGGAAGTATTTGTCCATCAGAACGGTGCGCCGTTTATATTGAATGAAACAGCCCTGCAGGCGCTCCAGCTGACCAAAAGGGAATTTGAAGTGCTGCAGCTGATGGCCGAAGGGCTTAGCAACCAGGAGATCGCCGCCCGGCTGTTCCTTTCCCTTCACACGATCAAAACCCATTCTTCCAGGCTGTTTGAAAAAATGGAGGTGAAACGGCGGACACAGGCCATAGAAAAAGGGAAGCGGCTGCAGATCATCCCCTGAAGGACCATGCCCTGTAAATTGCCGGATGGCTTGTTGTTCCATTTCGGGCATATATATGGATAGTCATTGAAAATTAAAACCCGGAATTAACGAAGAATATTATTTTTGCCCGTTACCACTAATGTCCAAACCACTCCGCAGACAATGTACGACAAGCAGATCAGCGATGGAGAATTACTACGATCTTTAAGAGGGGATGATACCGCTGCCTTTGAGGTGCTGTATGATCGCTACTGGAAGGCTTTGTACCTCAAGGCTTGCCAGCGGGTGGACAAGGATGAGGCAAAAGACCTGGTACAGGAAGTGATGATCAGCCTGTGGCGCCGCCGGAAGGAGATAGCGCCGGACCAGGAAGGGGACCTCGGCCGTTACCTCTTCACGGCCATCAAGTACCGCGTCATCAGCCATTATGCATTCACCGCCACCGAGATCAAAAAGCTGGATATCTTCGATATCCTTGAGGGGCAGCTGAACAATGACGCGCTGGAAACCAAAGAACTGAAAGCCTCCATCGAATCGGCCGTCAGCCGTCTGCCGGCCAGGATGCAGCAGATCTTCCGGATGAGCCGGGAAGACGACTGCTCCATCCCCGATATTGCCAGAAAACTCAACCTGTCCGAGCAAACGGTCAAGAACCAGCTCACGGAAGCCCTCAAAAGATTACGTAACTCCCTGCAAGCCAGTTCTTCAGGGGAATGGGCATTAATGCTTGCCTATATGTTCCTGCACGTCCACAAAAACCTTTGAAATTTTTTTTCCTGTTGACTAGTACCAAACCCTGTTTTTCAGGATAAGGTATTAAAACGCGCATATTGGAAGCAAAGAAAATTAAGCAGCTGTTCCGGCAGTATTTGCTTGGAAAGGCTCCGGAGAAGGAGAGCGAAGTAGTGGAAAACTGGTACGATTCCTTCGACGAGGTTCCTGTCATGTTGATGGGAGCGGAGGAGGAGCGCCTTGTCCGCCAGGAAATATGGCAAAATATCCAACCCCAAATTTCAGTTGCTAAATCCTTTTACCTGCGCACGGCAAGCCGTTGGGCCGCCGCGGCGGTGATCCTGCTGGGGATCGGCGGTCTCGCCTATTTCCTCCTGAACCCGTCCCCATCCTATACCCAAATCAGCACCGCTGACGGAGAGCAAAGGACCATACAAATGGAAGACGGTTCCCGCCTTGTGCTCAATGCCGGTTCTACCGTCCGTATCTCCGCTGATTTCTCCCGCGAAAGGAAACTCCATATCCTTGACGGGGAAGTATTCGTGGATGTGAAAGGCGATATCCAAAAGCCCTTTATCGTGGAAAGCGGCCCGCTGACCACTACGGTACTGGGCACATCCTTTAATATTTCCGCCTATGAGGGCCTGCAGAGACTGAGCGTGGGCGTAGTGTCCGGCAAAGTGAGCGTGAAGGCGGCCGGAAAGGTGAACATCCTCGAAAAAGGCCGGGAACTGGTGTATGACAGGCAGCTGGGCACCAGCAGCGTAGCAGTGCTGGCCCCTGGTACGATCGAATGGCAGCAGGGCAAACTGATACTCAATGATGTTTCTTTTGATGATATGGTGGTGCTGATGAAAAAGAATTTCGGCATTCAGATCACTTCCACGGAAGACCACGTTAAAGCAACCCGGTACACCACGGAACTACCCACTACCATGGAACCTGTTAAAGCAGCGGAAGTACTGGCCGCTATTCACCGCCTGAAAATAAAAGTCAACAATAACCATCAAATACTGATCTACTAAAAGCAGTGCAAACAGCTGCGATACTTACGCTATAACATTTAAGCCTGAACTACGTATGAAAAAAATGATCAAAACACTCAGGAAAAGGGTGCTGGTTATCATCGTCATGCTGACGAGTGCCTCCATCATACTGCCCGTATATGCCGGGCAGGGGCAGATCCTGAAAAAAACCAACGTCACCATCAACCTCAAAGGGGGATCCCTGGAATCTGCCATCCAGGCATTGCATCAGACCACAAAAGTCACATTCGCTTATGACAAACAGCTGTTACGCTCCTATCCCGCAGGGTCACATTCCTTTTCGAACGAGCGGCTGGACAGGGTGTTGGAAGCCCTGTTGCAAAACAAGCAGCTTGCTTTCGATGAAGTGAACGACATTGTGGTGATCAGCCGGAAAGCTGCCGCCGCAGGGCAGCCACCCGCACCCGCGGCAGGCCGTGCGGATATTGTAGTGTCCGGCACCGTGGTGGACGAGAATGGCAGCCCCCTGCCGGGTGTAAGCGTAGCCGTGCAAGGCGTCAGCACCATGACCTCTACCGATGTGGCGGGCAAATTCAAGATACTGGTGCAATCACCAGAAGCCAAACTGGCATTCAGCTTCATCGGCTACGAAACCGCGATAGTGACCGTAGGTACGCAGACCACGCTGAACATCCAGATGAAAGTGGCCAGCCAGTCGCTGGACGAGGTCGCAGTGATCGGCTTCGGTACCCAGCGCAAGGTAAGCCTGGTGGGTGCGCAATCCACCGTGAAACCTGCGGAGTTCAAACAGCCTTCACAGGATATCACCTCCATGCTTGCGGGCAGGATCGCGGGTGTAGTGGGCGTGCAGCGTACCGGTGAACCGGGAAAAGGCAGCGCAGACATCTGGATCCGCGGCATCTCCACCTTCGGCGGCGGCAATGCTTCCGGCCCCCTGATCCTCGTGGATGGGGTGGAACGTTCTATCAACAATATCTCCCCCGAAGACATCGAATCCTTTACCGTACTGAAAGATGCGGCCGGCACGGCAGTGTACGGCGTTCGCGGCGCCAATGGCGTGATCCTGCTGAAAACCAAGACCGGCAAAGTGGGCAAACCCCAGATCTATTTCGATTATAATGAAGGGGTGAACACCTTTACCAAAAGACCCGAGATGCTGGACGGTATCACCTATATGAATCTCGCCAACGAAGCATTGACCACCCGTAACCAGAACCCCAAATACTCCCAGGAGCACATCGACAATACAAAGAACGGGACCGACCCGCTGCTGTATCCGAATGTGGACTGGATGGATGCGGTGTTCAACAAATACGGCCATACCCGCAGCGCCAACCTCAACGCCAGCGGCGGTGTGGAGAACGCGCAATATTATGTGTCCCTCGGCTACTTTAACGAAACCGGTTTCCTCAAAACGGATGACCTGGCACAATACAATTCTTCCCTGAAGTACAACCGCTATAATTTTACGACCAACGTGAACCTGCGGGTAACCAAAACAACGAAGCTGGATGTGGGCCTGCAGGGATATTTCTCCAACGGCAACTATCCGGGCATCAACACGCATGATATCTTCCAGAGCGCGATGGACGCGGCGCCGATAGCATACCCCGTGATGTATCCCGGCGGCTTTGTGCCCGGCCAGTCATCCAATGGCGGTTTCCGTAACCCTTATGCGGACCTTACCCGCCGCGGATACCGCAACGAATTCAGGAACCAGCTGTTTTCCAATATCAGGGCTACGCAGGAGCTGGATATGCTTACCAAAGGCCTGTCCGCCACCGCCATGTTCGCCTTTGATACTTACAACCAGAACTACATCACCCGTTCAAAAAGGGAAGACACTTATTTCCCCGATCAGAACGACCCATATAAGCCTGATGGCAGCCTGAACCTGATCAAGACGTTCACAGGAAACGACTACCTGAACTTTGACAACAACGGCGGCGACCGCCGGACCAGCCGGAAGTTCTATACTGAAACGGCCATCAACTACGACAGGGCGTTTGACAAACACCGGGTAGGCGGTCTTGCGCTATTCTATACCAGCGATTATTCCAATGCCCTTGCCGGTGATTTCATCAGCTCTATCCCGGAGCGTTCACTCGGCCTGGCCGGCAGGGCTACTTATTCGTATGACGACCGTTACTTTGCCGAGTTCAATTTCGGCTACAATGGTTCCGAGTTGTTTGAGCCGCAGGACCGGTTCGGGTTTTTCCCGGCCATGGGCGTAGCCTGGGTGGTATCCAATGAAAAGTTCTTCGCTCCGCTGAAGAATGCCGTATCCTTCCTGAAGTTCCGCTACTCCAACGGTAACACCGGGCTTGGTACGGCGGAAGAAAGGTTCCTGTACATCACCAGGCTGGATACATACGGTGGTGCTTACCGCTTCGGCAAGTCGTTCGAGAATGTGGACGGCATCAACATCAACCGTTATGCCACCAATGTGAGATGGTCCGTTTCCAACAAGCAGGACCTCGGTATGGAAGTCCGTTTGCTGAATGACCGGCTGTCCCTGATCGTGGACCTCTTCAAAGAGCATCGTACCGGCATCTTCCTGAGACGTGCTTCCAATGTGGATTTTATGGGATTGCAGAACCAGCAGTACGGCAACCTCGGCATTGTGGATAATAAAGGCATAGACGCTACGCTGGAATACAATACCCGCATCGGGGAAGTGGACCTGAGCCTGAGGGGCAACATCACGTACAACAAGGATATTCTGGTAGAGGACGATTCTCCCCCGCAGTTGTATCCCTGGATGGAGCGCCGCGGCAACAATGTGCTGGCGCGTTACGGGTACATTGCGGAAGGATTGTTCGAGACCGAGGAAGAGATCAACCGCAGCGCGGTGCCTGGCGATAAAGAGCTCATCAAACCAGGTGATATCAAATACAAGGATTTGAACGGCGATGGGCTGATCAATTCAAATGATATGACCAGGATCGGCCGGGGAGATGTGCCTTCCCTGGTGTATGGCTTCGGTTTCAATGTTGGCTATAAAGGTTTCCAGATCGGGCTGCTGTTCCAGGGGATTTCCGATGCGGACCGCATGCTGCGGGGATCTGCCATCATTCCCTTCAACGGCGGTGGCGGTCTCACCAATGCCTACAGTATTGCAACCGACAGGTGGACGCCGGAGAACCCGGACCCCAATGCTTTTTATCCCCGCCTCGCTTACGGCGAAGCCGAGAACAAGAACAATACACAACCCAGTTCCTGGTGGGTGAAGGACGTGAGCTTCATGCGCCTCAAATCCGCGCAGCTGGCCTACAACCTGCCATCCAGTTTCCTGAAGCGGTACGGCATACGCAACTCTTCCGTGTACCTGCAAGGCATCAACCTGCTTACATTCAGCAAGTTCAAGTTATGGGACCCGGAGCTGAACACGGATAATGGTACTTCCTATCCAAATATCAGAACGATTTCCATGGGTGTGAACCTCAGGTTCTGATCCCGCGGATCCATTGGAAAAGGGGAGCGAACCCCCGAAAAATAAACATACACGGATGAAACCAGCAAGGTTCCATCCGGCCCGTAAAAAATAAATATTCACGGATGAAAAAGCTACTATATACTTTCCTGGCACTGGCCGTATTTTCCTCCTGCTCCAAGTTCCTGGACCAGGTGCCGGATGACCGGCTGACCATAGAAGAGACTTTCAGGACCTGGGAAACCGCCCGTAAATTCCTGGCGGATGTGTACAGAAGAGTGCCGGACGAGTTCGGCCAGCGTAACCCCGGCGGGGACAATAACCGCGGCCTGTGGACCGGCGGCAGCGATGAAGCGGATTACGTATGGTCTTTTGTACAGTCCAACGAAGTGAATATCGGCAACTGGGATGCCAGCTCCGGTTTCGTGGGCGATTACTGGCGGAACTTCTATCGCGGTATCCGCGCGGCCAGCGTATTCATGGAAAACGCGGATCGCATCACAGATCTTTCTCCCGCGCTGATCACTCAATACAAGGCGGAAGCCAGGGCGCTCCGGGCGATGTATTATTTTTACCTGATGCGCATCTACGGCCCCATCATTCTTCTGCCGGAAGAAGCGCCCCCGGTGGAGGCAGACCTGCAGCTGCCCCGCAATTCCTTTGAGGAATGTGTGGCGTATGTGGCTGCCGAACTGGAGAAAGCTGCGGCAGACCTGCCGGTGAATCCCAGGAATGATCAGGACTTCGGCCGTATCACCAAAGGTGCGGCCCTCGCTTTCCGCGCCAATGCGCTCATGTATGGCGCCAGTCCCCTGTACAACGGGAATACGGATTTTGCGGATATGAAGAACAAGGACGGCAAGCAGCTGATCAGCCAGACCTATGACGTGCAGAAATGGAAGGACGCTGCAGATGCCTATAAAGCTTTCCTTAATGAGTTTGTGCCGGGAACATATGACCTGTTCAAAAAGAACAATGCCCAGGGTGTTTTTGATCCCTATCTTTCCTGCCGCGATGTGATCCTCACGGACTGGAATTCCGAAGTGATCTTCGCGAGGGTAGGCAACTCCCTCGGTCCCCGTCAATATGAACTGACCCCTTATCATAACGGCGCCAGCTCCCGCGATGTAAAAGGCAGCGGCGGCCTGGGCGCTACCCAGAATATGGTGGACGCATTTTTCATGAACAATGGCCGGAGCATTACCGATCCGCAGTCGGGCTACGTGGCCACAGGTTTTTCCGATTTTCAGACACCATACGACACGGAGGCGCGTAACATCTATAATCAGTGGGTGAACCGTGAGCCGCGCTTTTATGTGAATATCACTTTTGATGGCAGCCTCTGGCTGAATAAAGATTATGGCGAGATCATCTCCCGTTTCAACAATACCGGCAACTCCGGCAAACAGACCGGCGGCGGTGATTATACTACTACCGGTTACGTTGTGCGCAAGGCCATGGGTCTGGGCAAGTGGGATACGGACGGGCGTACGCTCATCCTCATCCGCCTTGCTGAAATATACCTGAGCTATGCCGAATGTATCAATGAAGCAGAACCCGGCAATGCGGATGCCCTGAAATACCTGAACCTGATCCGGGAGCGGGCAGGCATCCCGCAGTATGGTTCCGCCGGATTGCCCGCACCGGTGGGGCAGGCGGAGATGCGCGAAGCGATCCGCAAGGAACGCCGTGTGGAACTGGCTTTCGAGAATAACCGCTTTTTTGATGTGCGCAGATGGAAGATTGCCGAGCAAACGGAGAACGGGCCGATATACGGATTGAACATCACATCGGACATGCCGGAATTTCTGGATGTTGTACCGTTTGAAACCCGCGTATTCAACAGAAGGCATTATTTCTTTCCCATACCATCAAATGATGTGAATAACGACCGGGAGCTTGTACAGAACCCGGGTTGGTAAACCCGATTTGCAGAGATGTAAATTCAAACAATAGACGGATGAAAAAGATGTTTCTTTTATTGGTTGCCTTCGCTTCCCTGTCGTGCAGCAAAAGCGATACGGGCGGAGGCCCTTCACCGGAGCCGCCGCCGCTGCCCGTAGTATCCTATACAGCGAAGGATGCCAATGCGGCGTTCAATACTTTCAACGCCGTATTTTACAGTACGAAAGACAAGCTCTATTATTCCACAACAGAGAGGAAGGATATCGGTTCCATATGGACGCAGGCCGTGTATTGGGACCTGGTGATGAATACCTGGAAACGCACGAAAGACCCTGCCCACCTGGCGATGATCACAGATGTTTACCAGGGCGGTTATAACCGGTACGACAAGTTCAACTGGAATAACAGGACCGTCTGGTTCATCCATGACGACATGATGTGGTGGATCATTTCCCTGGCCCGTGCGCACCGGATCACCGGCAATGAAGACTACCTGGCCTCATCCATTGCAGGTTTTCAGCGGGTATGGGACGAATCTTATGATGCTG
This genomic stretch from Chitinophaga sp. XS-30 harbors:
- a CDS encoding RNA polymerase sigma factor; protein product: MYDKQISDGELLRSLRGDDTAAFEVLYDRYWKALYLKACQRVDKDEAKDLVQEVMISLWRRRKEIAPDQEGDLGRYLFTAIKYRVISHYAFTATEIKKLDIFDILEGQLNNDALETKELKASIESAVSRLPARMQQIFRMSREDDCSIPDIARKLNLSEQTVKNQLTEALKRLRNSLQASSSGEWALMLAYMFLHVHKNL
- a CDS encoding DUF4199 domain-containing protein, whose protein sequence is MKKNVIVFGLISGLILTVLMVTSTVMCYRNENFEGNMVLGYAAMLLAFSLIFVGIKNYRDKFNGGLITFGKAFRIGMFISLIASSMYVLVWLVEYYVFIPDFMDKYIPHVMNAAREDGATAAELEKKAVQMADFKEMYRNPLFVVLISYFEVLPIGLAVSLICAWILRRNRKDGEVLATAH
- a CDS encoding metallophosphoesterase, which produces MLTRRDFLEMALKGIVIIGAGNTLQSFSPVGFRLPDREKVRFRFALASDGHYGQPKTTYYESHKKMVKWLNREGRRRGLDFAVINGDIFHDDSRFLPEAKKTWDQLKMTYYVSHGNHDMAPESDWEQTWGIPWHHAFETEDAAFLILNTADVKGKYICPDLGWTEEQLQRYRNKKHLFVFMHITPVKWTEHGIDCPELVDMFSRQQNLRAVFHGHDHIEDGMKEKNGKHYFFDAHIGGSWGTPYTGYRIVELLESGEVLSYQVNPGEDEPVNSTTIPV
- a CDS encoding ABC transporter ATP-binding protein, with protein sequence MKTFTPDIDWEEKVITISGLYKSFGDNHVLQGVDLDLYKGENIVVLGRSGTGKSVLIKIIAGLLKQDAGTVNVLGLEVNKLNNRELRELRLKVGFCFQNGALYDSMTVGENLAFPLTRNEPGMKREQRNKRIEIVLDAVGLSQTIDQMPAELSGGQRKRIGIARTLILRPEIMLYDEPTAGLDPITCIEINNLINEVQRRFKTSSIIITHDLTCAKATGDKIAVLKEGRFIKKGNFEEVFESDDELIREFYDYNFIQ
- a CDS encoding ABC transporter permease; the encoded protein is MDNTEQRDKPVISKSVDVFFTGVYNIFKFIGRFFREVMLPPFEIKELIRQCYQVGYKSLALISLTGFITGLVFTKQSRPSLAEFGATSWLPSLIAIAVIRALAPLVTALICAGKVGSSIGAELASMKVTEQIDAMEVSAINPFKYLVVTRILACTICLPILMAYTALIGMAGSYLDVHLNEQTTLAAFLQSALSNISFLDFAASLGKAIIFGFTIGTVSSYLGYNATQGTQGVGKAANVSVVISMFLIFIEEIIIVQLVNMIR
- a CDS encoding FecR family protein, producing the protein MEAKKIKQLFRQYLLGKAPEKESEVVENWYDSFDEVPVMLMGAEEERLVRQEIWQNIQPQISVAKSFYLRTASRWAAAAVILLGIGGLAYFLLNPSPSYTQISTADGEQRTIQMEDGSRLVLNAGSTVRISADFSRERKLHILDGEVFVDVKGDIQKPFIVESGPLTTTVLGTSFNISAYEGLQRLSVGVVSGKVSVKAAGKVNILEKGRELVYDRQLGTSSVAVLAPGTIEWQQGKLILNDVSFDDMVVLMKKNFGIQITSTEDHVKATRYTTELPTTMEPVKAAEVLAAIHRLKIKVNNNHQILIY
- a CDS encoding response regulator transcription factor, which encodes MNYSGCMMANNFLSKYKLVFLYGVALALLLFLLRLLELHFVIMGNAMELYIGAIAVIFTALGIWLALKLARPKVETVVVEKEVFVHQNGAPFILNETALQALQLTKREFEVLQLMAEGLSNQEIAARLFLSLHTIKTHSSRLFEKMEVKRRTQAIEKGKRLQIIP
- a CDS encoding MlaD family protein — encoded protein: MKGSSTKRSVIVGIFIFVGLLIFAAAILVLGGQRKSFIQSVQVKALFSDVGGLAKGDNIWFSGVKVGTIRKISFVDHNRIEVLMDIEKSSRQFIHKDVLAKVGTDGLVGNKIIALSGGTEQAPPIEDGDVLAIANTISSDELMNTLQVNNKNLVEITGNLKTISKSIVDGQGTLGRLINDSSVFLKLDETMASLSQTMANTRLLTEGLADYAQKLQTKGSLANDLISDTVVFGKLRSTSVQLEAASQDANEMMRNFKAISADVTNKLGSSESAAGVILNDPQAAEDLKATLSNLESTTKKLDMNMEALRSNFLFRRYFRKQEKEQQKKEKDSVRNAGR